One part of the Neodiprion virginianus isolate iyNeoVirg1 chromosome 3, iyNeoVirg1.1, whole genome shotgun sequence genome encodes these proteins:
- the LOC124301547 gene encoding E3 ubiquitin-protein ligase HECTD1 isoform X6: protein MAEVDPETLLEWLSMGQGDERDMQLIALEQLCMLLLMSDNVDRCFESCPPRTFLPALCRIFLDELAPDSVLEVTARAITYYLDVSAECTRRVISMDGAVKAICGRLSGAGLGSRASRDLAEQCIKVLELVCAREAGAVFEAGGLPCALSFIREHGARVHRDTLHSAMAVVSRLCGKVEPQDKALPDCVEALSTLLRHEDAHVADGALRCFASLADRFSRRGVDPAPLASHGLVSELLYRLSNAAGPGASAATTSSNTKTPPPSTTSTAPAPEPKSCASVSTIISLLSTLCRGSPSITHDLLRSELPDAIEKALKGDERCALDSMRLVDLLLVLLFEGRSALGRGAAGGPSGPLLPRLRRLDSAGEKSHRQLIDCIRSKDTDALIEAIDSGGIEVNFMDDVGQTLLNWASAFGTQEMVEFLCDRGADVNKGQRSSSLHYAACFGRPAIAKVLLRHGANPDLRDEDGKTPLDKARERVDEGHREVAAILQSPGEWMLPPNQENRKPETEVENFTEPKGDPEMAPVYLKRLLPVFCATFQSTMLSSVRKASLSLIRKMVHYIQPELLVEACGSEGTDCGATLVEVIATVLDNEEDEDGHLIVLQMIQDLMVKGKDEFLEHFARLGVFSKVATLATEPESETSQSGEEQTIEDARELLVGRAYHWRDWCICRGRDCLYVWSDAAALELSNGSNGWFRFILDGKLATMYSSGSPEGGTDTTENRGEFLEKLQRARTQVKPNSISQPLLSRPGTARLVVGNWSLSSRREGELYIHNSDGQQQATILREDLPGFIFESNRGTKHSFTAETSLGPEFAAGWAGKRGKRLRSKLEAIKQKVKSQAQEIYERYFKVAQAQPRGVVAKLGTIVSQIEKACQKQQSGNREWRNVLQNTLEELKILLNEEGKVSAYELHSSGLVQTLLALLAAPPGPQPPSLRATKLRLQRIALFKNCFQANDINHEQSSAKVLVHKLVSVLESIEKLPVYLYDTPGSGYGLQILTRRLRFRLEKAAGESALIDRSGRGLKMEPLSTVQQLEHHLLKMVAKQWHDHDRSTFNFVKKLKEGNKMSFKYQYDFDENGLIYWIGTNAKTSSEWVNPGQYGLVVVTSSDGRILPYGRLEDILSRDTSALNCHTNDDKRAWFSVDLGVWLIPSAYSLRHARGYGRSALRNWMLQVSKDGINWTTLYTHVDDCSLNEPGSTATWTLEPPAEEVQGWRHLRLQQTGKNSSGQTHYLSMSGLEIYGEVTGVCEDLGRAAREAEASVRRQRRLVRTQVLRHLVAGARVARGLDWKWREQDGVPPGEGTVTGELHNGWIDVTWDHGGSNSYRMGAEGKYDLRLVSTGVESENGMKTKNGASVLTSRKSSSTPSLPDCTDAVMRGSVASTDQAASADNLAAKQAESIAESVLSVARAEAVVAVTGEGAASAAGELSVVLHPRPDATSDLATIVESLALNTEYSINSNSNRATNSSKPHFPTVRGNKPASGLLSLEAAEVLDRMREGADRLRNNTNSFLSGELLGLVPVRISVSGETDESSMRIRPVTRHHPGITDNMKECGRDKEASSSSQNAPGCPIVVTNPMSVSVPNLTCTEANNTLEPAAATGFLETFAAMARRRTLGPAGGQHIAPNSNSGSNPRGPNSVSSLVRLALSSNFPGGLLSTAQSYPSLTSSGQVAGSGVTTTTGPSLGQALTMSLTSTSSDSEQVSVEDFVESCSGVAGTGVVGGRGIGGPTLLGELEDDEDGALAEEDDDNEENEQEEDDEENEEEGDGGEGEYEEVMVSRNLLAAFMEEEAQPQPTKRRAWDDEFVLKRQFSALIPAFDPRPGRTNINQTTDLEVPPPGSELQMSTRSGLPTSPKLSLTLKGPGLPGIPDVEVPLTEPQSTIFQVVQELMQLTELGSRQEKLRRIWEPTYTIVYKETKDEESSGRATPIITLYSRNQIQNTSACTVEDVLQLLRHVFVLSAMREENKDTIMDDSSPESYWVNPDDFTSKKITNKVVQQIQDPLALAAGALPSWCEELARSCPFLLPFETRRLYFSCTAFGASRSIVWLQTQRDAVLERQRAPGLSPRRDDSHEFRVGRLKHERVSVPRGEKLLDWAEQVLKVHASRKSILEVQFVGEEGTGLGPTLEFFALVAAELQRKDLGLWLCDDEQTCEEEKSCPPGEQIRPPGYYVVRPSGLFPAPLPQDSPVCDKAVRYFWFLGVFLAKVLQDNRLVDIPLSQPFLKLMCRGDITNNVNERIGLNTVPQESMPSSMASSFISEEGELDAQYSLEQTPWYDGILNIDDLAIVDPVRGEFLKQTQSLVSRRDRTLSDGPLTEEVRDSLHITHPSGTSISIEDLALTMSYAPSSRIFEHEQVELKEGSVNIPVTLDNVHEYVDLTVKYCLERGIARQLDAFKAGFSKVFLMEKLHAFSPEEIRAMLCGEQDPHWTREDLLNYTEPKLGYTRESPGFQRFVNVLLSLTGPERKAFLQFATGCSALPPGGLCNLHPRLTVVRKVDAGSGGFPSVNTCVHYLKLPEYPTEELLKVRLLAATRERGFHLN, encoded by the exons ATGGCAGAAGTAGACCCAGAAACATTACTAGAATGGCTCAGCATGGGTCAAGGGGACGAAAGGGATATGCAACTCATAGCCCTAGAACAGCTGTGCATGTTGTTACTTATGTCTGATAATGTTGACAGATGTTTTGAAAG TTGTCCTCCACGTACGTTTCTCCCGGCCCTTTGTCGCATCTTTTTGGATGAACTTGCCCCTGATAGTGTGCTGGAGGTCACAGCTCGTGCGATCACATATTATCTTGATGTATCGGCAGAATGTACGCGAAGAGTAATCTCTATGGATGGTGCTGTCAAAGCGATTTGCGGTCGTCTTTCTGGAGCAGGACTTGGATCTCGAGCCAGTCGAGATTTAGCTGAACAGTGTATCAAG GTCTTGGAGCTTGTTTGCGCTAGAGAAGCAGGAGCAGTTTTTGAAGCCGGCGGTCTACCATGTGCCTTGTCATTCATACGTGAACATGGAGCGCGAGTACACCGTGACACATTGCATTCTGCAATGGCAGTTGTTTCTCGTTTGTGTGGAAAAGTTGAGCCACAGGATAAGGCATTGCCGGATTGCGTTGAAGCTTTATCCACTCTACTGCGGCATGAAGATGCCCATGTTGCTGACGGTGCATTGAGGTGTTTCGCCTCGTTAGCTGATAGATTCTCGCGAAGAGGTGTTGACCCTGCCCCTTTAGCTTCCCATGGCTTAGTTTCTGAATTACTGTATAG ATTATCAAACGCAGCTGGACCTGGTGCATCTGCAGCTACTACATCAAGTAACACAAAAACTCCACCCCCGTCTACAACATCGACAGCTCCAGCCCCAGAACCAAAGTCTTGCGCTTCagtttcaacgataattagCCTTTTATCAACATTGTGCAGAGGGTCTCCATCGATAACGCACGACTTGCTTCGTTCGGAGTTGCCTGACGCAATAGAGAAAGCTTTAAAGGGCGATGAAAGATGTGCCCTAGATTCAATGAGATTAGTAGACTTGCTTTTAGTTCTATTATTTGAAGGAAGATCGGCTCTAGGTAGAGGTGCAGCGGGGGGTCCGTCTGGTCCTTTATTGCCTCGACTTAGGAGGCTCGACAGTGCCGGGGAAAAATCTCATAGACAGTTAATCGACTGTATTAGATCAAAAGATACTGACGCGTTAATAGAAGCCATAGACTCTGGTGGTATAGAAGTTAATTTCATGGATGACGTTGGACAAACTCTTCTGAACTGGGCGTCAGCTTTTGGTACGCAAGAAATGGTAGAATTTTTATGCGACAGAGGAGCGGACGTTAACAAGGGCCAACGATCGTCCAGTTTACACTATGCAGCTTGCTTTGGAAGGCCAGCTATCGCAAAAGTGTTACTCAGACACGGTGCTAATCCGGATTTGAGGGATGAAGACGGTAAAACACCACTAGACAAGGCTAGAGAACGTGTCGACGAAGGTCACAGGGAAGTTGCAGCAATACTGCAGTCTCCTGGGGAGTGGATGCTGCCACCTAATCAAGAGAATCGAAAACCAGAAACTGAAGTTGAGAACTTTACCGAGCCTAAAGGTGATCCAGAGATGGCTCCTGTTTACCTCAAGAGATTGTTGCCAGTTTTCTGTGCCACGTTTCAGTCCACCATGCTGTCCAGTGTGAGGAAAGCTAGTCTAAGTTTAATCAGAAAAATGGTACACTACATTCAGCCAGAGCTGCTTGTCGAAGCATGCGGATCTGAAGGAACGGATTGCGGTGCAACGCTGGTAGAGGTCATTGCTACTGTGTTGGATAACGAG GAAGATGAAGATGGGCATTTGATCGTCCTCCAAATGATTCAAGATCTAATGGTGAAAGGAAAAGATGAATTTTTGGAACATTTCGCAAGACTAGGTGTATTCTCCAAAGTTGCTACATTGGCGACGGAGCCAGAATCAGAGACTAGTCAGTCCGGGGAAGAACAAACCATCGAAGATGCTAGGGAACTTCTAGTTGGCAGAGCTTATCATTGGAGGGATTGGTGTATTTGCAGGGGACGTGATTGTTTGTATGTTTGGTCAGACGCAGCTGCTTTAGAATTGTCAAACGGAAGTAATGGCTGGTTCAGGTTTATTCTCGATGGTAAACTGGCCACAATGTACTCGAGTGGTAGCCCAGAAGGTGGTACGGATACAACGG aaaatcgTGGAGAGTTTCTTGAGAAATTACAAAGAGCTCGCACTCAAGTTAAACCAAATTCTATAAGCCAGCCTCTTCTTTCTCGTCCTGGTACGGCACGATTGGTAGTTGGAAATTGGTCTCTCTCGAGTCGAAGAGAAGGTGAATTGTACATCCATAACAGCGACGGACAGCAGCAAGCAACTATTCTGAGAGAAGATTTGCCTGGATTTATTTTCGAATCTAATCGAGGCACCAAACATTCCTTTACTGCTGAAACAAGCTTGG gCCCTGAGTTTGCAGCTGGCTGGGCAGGCAAGCGTGGAAAACGTTTACGATCTAAGCTTGAAGCGATTAAGCAAAAAGTTAAGAGTCAAGCGCAAGAAATATATGAGCGTTATTTCAAAGTGGCTCAGGCTCAACCTCGTGGAGTGGTGGCAAAACTTGGGACCATTGTTAGTCAGATAGAAAAGGCCTGTCAGAAACAGCAGTCTGGAAATCGTGAATGGCGTAACGTGTTGCAAAATACGTTGGAAGAACTAAAGATCTTGTTGAATGAAGAAGGAAAAGTTTCAGCTTATGAGTTGCACTCTAGTGGACTTGTGCAGACTTTACTCGCACTTTTAGCTGCGCCACCGGGACCACAACCACCATCGTTGAGAGCTACTAAATTGAGGCTTCAGAGGATAGCattgttcaaaaattgtttccaaGCTAATGATATCAATCATGAACAGAGTTCTGCCAAAGTTTTAGTCCACAAGCTCGTTTCTGTGCTAGAATCGATCGAAAAACTTCCTGTATATTTGTACGATACACCAGGTTCTGGATACGGACTTCag ATTTTGACAAGGAGGCTACGTTTCCGTTTGGAAAAAGCAGCCGGTGAAAGTGCATTGATTGACCGGTCTGGCAGAGGTTTGAAAATGGAACCGTTGAGCACTGTACAACAGTTGGAACATCACTTGTTGAAAATGGTTGCAAAGCAATGGCATGACCATGATAGATCCACATTTAACTTTGTCAAAAAACTAAAAGAGGGTAACAAAATGTCATTCAAATATCAGTATGATTTCGACGAGAACGGACTGATATACTGGATTGGAACTAATGCCAA aaccaGTTCGGAGTGGGTTAATCCGGGCCAGTATGGACTTGTTGTGGTGACTTCCAGTGATGGTCGTATTTTGCCTTACGGCCGACTTGAAGACATCTTGAGTCGCGATACATCAGCTTTAAATTGTCACACAAACGACGACAAGCGGGCCTGGTTCTCAGTAGACTTAGGTGTATGGCTTATACCAAGTGCGTACAGTTTGAGGCATGCCAGAGGATATGGCAGAAGTGCCTTGAGAAACTGGATGTTGCAA GTATCGAAGGATGGGATAAACTGGACTACCTTGTACACGCATGTTGATGACTGTTCTCTCAATGAACCCGGAAGTACAGCAACTTGGACTCTTGAACCTCCAGCTGAAGAGGTTCAGGGTTGGCGTCATCTTCGCTTACAGCAAACTGGCAAAAACTCGTCTGGTCAAACGCATTATCTGTCCATGTCTGGCTTGGAAATTTATGGTGAAGTCACAGGAGTATGCGAAGATTTAGGTCGAGCTGCTAGGGAAGCTGAAGCGAGCGTTCGCAGACAAAGGAGATTAGTCAGAACTCAAGTTCTTAGGCATTTGGTTGCGGGTGCACGTGTCGCCAGAGGACTTGACTGGAAATGGAGAGAACAGGATGGTGTTCCACCGG GAGAAGGCACAGTAACGGGAGAATTGCACAATGGTTGGATAGATGTAACTTGGGACCACGGTGGCTCTAACTCATATCGCATGGGTGCAGAAGGAAAATACGACTTAAGGCTAGTGAGCACAGGTGTGGAAAGTGAAAATGGCATGAAAACTAAAAATGGTGCAAGTGTACTAACCAGCAGGAAGTCTAGCAGTACGCCCAGTTTACCAGACTGTACAGATGCTGTGATGCGAGGATCTGTCGCATCGACAGACCAAGCCGCTAGTGCTGACAATTTGGCTGCAAAG CAAGCAGAGTCCATAGCAGAGAGCGTCCTGTCAGTGGCCCGTGCAGAAGCAGTTGTAGCGGTAACTGGAGAAGGCGCTGCCAGTGCAGCGGGTGAACTGTCTGTTGTTTTACATCCAAGACCCGATGCAACCAGTGACTTGGCAACTATTGTTGAAAGTCTTGCGCTGAATACTGAATACTCAATTAACAGCAACAGTAATCGTGCTACAAACAGTTCTAAACCTCACTTTCCTACAGTTCGAGGGAACAAG cCTGCGAGTGGTCTGTTGAGTTTGGAAGCAGCAGAAGTGTTGGATCGTATGCGCGAAGGTGCAGACAGGTTGCGTAATAATACTAACAGTTTCTTGAGTGGGGAATTACTCGGTTTGGTTCCTGTTAGAATTAGCGTGTCTGGTGAGACTGACGAAAGTTCAATGAGGATTCGACCCGTGACTAGACATCATCCAGGAATCACTGACA ACATGAAAGAGTGCGGGCGTGACAAAGAAGCTAGTTCGTCATCTCAGAATGCTCCTGGATGTCCCATCGTAGTAACAAATCCCATGTCTGTATCTGTACCAAATCTTACCTGTACAGAAGCTAACAATACCTTGGAACCAGCAGCAGCTACCGGATTCCTAGAGACTTTTGCTGCAATGGCTCGCAGACGAACTTTGG gTCCCGCAGGTGGCCAACACATAGCTCCAAACTCAAACTCCGGTTCAAATCCTCGCGGGCCAAACTCTGTGTCTAGTTTGGTGAGGTTAGCATTGAGCTCCAACTTCCCTGGAGGCTTGCTGAGCACCGCTCAAAGCTATCCAAGTCTTACTAGCAGTGGCCAAGTTGCAGGCAGTGGAGTTACAACAACTACAGGACCTAGCCTTGGTCAAGCTCTTACTATGTCTCTGACTAGTACAAGTAGTGACAGCGAACAG GTTAGTGTCGAAGATTTTGTCGAATCATGCAGCGGAGTCGCAGGAACTGGTGTTGTTGGTGGCCGTGGTATAGGTGGCCCAACTCTGTTAGGTGAATTAGAAGATGACGAAGATGGCGCTCTTGCCGAAGAagatgatgataatgaagaaaatgaacaAGAG GAAGacgatgaagaaaatgaagaagaaggtGACGGAGGTGAAGGTGAATATGAAGAGGTGATGGTGAGTCGCAACCTATTGGCAGCGTTCATGGAAGAGGAAGCACAGCCTCAGCCTACTAAAAGACGAGCTTGGGATGATGAATTTGTGCTGAAACGTCAGTTTTCCGCTCTAATACCTGCTTTCGACCCAAGGCCGGGCAGGACAAATATTAACCAG ACGACAGATCTCGAAGTTCCGCCACCAGGCAGTGAACTACAAATGAGTACACGCTCAGGTTTACCGACAAGTCCTAAACTATCTTTGACCCTGAAAGGTCCAGGACTCCCTGGTATTCCTGATGTTGAAGTGCCTCTCACTGAACCTCAGTCTACAATATTCCAGGTGGTTCAAGAGCTAATGCAGCTTACAGAATTGGGCAGCAGACAGGAGAAATTGAGAAGGATATGGGAACCGACTTACAC AATAGTTTACAAAGAAACTAAAGACGAGGAATCATCCGGCCGTGCTACGCCCATAATAACATTATACTCACGGAATCAAATACAGAACACAAGTGCCTGTACAGTAGAAGACGTCTTACAACTTTTGCGACATGTGTTTGTACTGAGCGCGATGCGTGAGGAGAATAAAGATACTATTATGGACGATAGTAGTCCAGAAAGCTATTGGGTCAATCCAGACGATTTCACGTCGAAAAAGATTACAAACAAAGTTGTACAACAGATTCAAGATCCATTGGCCCTCGCAGCTGGAGCCTTACCCAGTTGGTGCGAGGAGCTAGCAAGAAGTTGCCCGTTTTTGCTACCGTTCGAGACAAGAAGATTGTACTTCAGTTGCACAGCTTTCGGAGCATCGAGGTCAATAGTTTGGCTACAAACTCAAAGAGATGCTGTATTAGAAAGGCAAAGAGCGCCAGGGCTCAGTCCCCGAAGAGACGATAGCCATGAATTTAGAGTAGGAAGACTAAAACACGAGAGGGTCAGTGTGCCCAGGGGAGAGAAATTACTTGACTGGGCTGAGCAGGTGCTCAAA GTACATGCAAGCCGTAAGAGCATACTAGAGGTGCAGTTTGTTGGTGAAGAAGGCACCGGCCTTGGACCTACTTTGGAATTCTTTGCGTTAGTTGCCGCTGAATTACAACGCAAAGATTTAGGCCTGTGGTTGTGCGATGACGAGCAAACTTGCGAGGAAGAGAAATCCTGCCCACCTGGGGAACAAATTCGTCCGCCAGGATACTATGTCGTTAGACCAAGTGGACTTTTCCCAGCTCCATTACCTCAAGATTCGCCAGTTTGCGACAAGGCTGTCCGGTATTTCTGGTTCCTAGGTGTATTCTTAGCCAAAGTTTTACAAGATAATAGACTTGTGGATATACCGCTATCCCAACCTTTCTTGAAACTTATGTGTCGCGGAGATATCACCAACAATGTCAACGAAAGAATAGGGTTAAATACAGTTCCACAAGAGAGTATGCCATCCAGCATGGCGAGTAGTTTCATCTCTGAAGAAGGCGAACTTGATGCACAATATTCTCTTGAGCAAACTCCTTGGTATGATGGTATACTTAACATCGACGATTTAGCCATTGTAGATCCGGTCAGAGGCGAGTTTCTTAAACAAACCCAAAGCCTAGTGTCAAGACGCGATAGAACTCTCTCTGACGGTCCATTAACAGAGGAAGTAAGAGATTCATTACACATCACTCATCCGTCTGGTACATCAATTTCCATTGAAGATCTGGCTTTGACAATGAGCTATGCCCCCAGTTCGCGAATCTTTGAACACGAACAAGTTGAACTGAAAGAGGGAAGTGTAAATATTCCTGTGACGCTAGATAATGTCCATGAATATGTAGATCTGACAGTAAAATACTGCTTGGAACGAGGTATCGCCAGGCAGCTGGATGCGTTCAAAGCTGGCTTCTCCAAGGTatttttaatggaaaaattacaCGCCTTCAGCCCGGAAGAAATTAGAGCCATGCTATGTGGAGAACAGGACCCTCACTGGACCAGGGAGGACTTACTGAATTACACGGAGCCCAAACTGGGATATACTAGAGAAAG tCCTGGATTCCAACGATTTGTGAATGTGCTGCTATCACTTACGGGACCGGAGCGGAAAGCTTTTCTTCAGTTTGCGACAGGTTGTTCAGCATTGCCACCAGGTGGCCTATGCAACCTGCATCCTAGATTAACTGTGGTTCGTAAGGTTGACGCTGGGTCCGGAGGTTTTCCTTCAGTAAACACATGTGTGCATTATCTAAAGTTACCAGAATACCCAACTGAAGAGCTTCTAAAGGTGAGGCTTTTGGCTGCAACTCGAGAAAGAGGATTCCACTTGAACTAG